The Vitis vinifera cultivar Pinot Noir 40024 chromosome 12, ASM3070453v1 genome has a segment encoding these proteins:
- the LOC109121423 gene encoding protein ACCELERATED CELL DEATH 6-like isoform X1 → MAEERDPVELGMALGADSNMKEDSVTAKKRAKRWAITAEASMEREKGMLDQDEDDLCVGERLGFSDQSDRAKERDLVELGMALGADPNMKEDKETSKKWRADSTLISSDSTMEENPAPPEVWVPETSPIFADTKMAIDISSYFTMKECRASPWARESIMLGMPITAEASMEREKGMLDEDEDEDEDEDDLCVGMPISADANMEIDRETHLVRNISAPSTHGPHAPADEDEDAEHKKLMDRRMHALATQGNVDGFIKILGSISSEQNPLLCQVSPRKNTCLHIAASFGHHDLAKYIVKECPDLIKNKNSKDDTALHIAARKRNLSFVKIVMDSCPSGSGASQDVEKAEPSLLGIGNKEGNTVLHEALINRCKQEEVVEILIKADPQVAYYPNKEGKSPLYLAAESHYFHVVEAIGNSEVEERMKNRDRKAVHGAIMGKNKDMLEKILTMKLGHQKDNHGRTPLHCAASIGYLEGVQMLLDQSNLDPYQTDSDGFCPIHVASMRGNVDIVDKLLQVSSDSIELLSKRGENILHVAAKYGKDNVVNFVLKEERLENFINEKDNVGNTPLHLATKHRHPKVVSSLTWDKRVDVNLVNDLGQTALDIVLSVEPPTTFDQALIWTTLKSAGARPAGNSKFPPSRCCKQYSESPNTDKYKDRVNTLLLVSTLVATVTFAAGFTMPGGYNSSDPNVGMAALLMRNMFHMFVICNTTAMYTSILAAIILIWAQLGDLNLMDTALRFALPFLGLALTAMSLGFMAGVYLVVSNLHWLAIVVVIIGIICLVGLLVSFFLLFLPSKSTNSILRHISYYPFLILVWASKSPEMKRED, encoded by the exons ATGGCTGAGGAGAGGGATCCAGTAGAGTTGGGCATGGCACTCGGCGCAGATTCGAACATGAAAGAAGACAGCGTAACAGCTAAGAAGAGGGCAAAACGGTGGGCAATCACCGCAGAAGCGAGCATGGAAAGAGAGAAGGGGATGCTTGATCAAGATGAAGATGACTTGTGTGTAGGTGAGAGGTTGGGATTCTCCGATCAATCAGACAGGGCTAAGGAGAGGGATCTAGTAGAGTTGGGCATGGCACTCGGCGCAGATCCAAACATGAAAGAAGATAAGGAAACAAGTAAGAAGTGGAGGGCAGATTCGACACTGATCAGCTCAGATTCGACGATGGAAGAAAACCCTGCACCGCCTGAGGTGTGGGTGCCAGAAACCTCGCCAATCTTCGCAGATACTAAGATGGCAATAGACATCAGCTCATATTTCACAATGAAAGAATGCCGTGCATCGCCGTGGGCGCGAGAATCCATCATGTTAGGCATGCCAATCACCGCAGAAGCGAGCATGGAAAGAGAGAAGGGGATgcttgatgaagatgaagatgaagatgaagatgaagatgatttGTGTGTAGGCATGCCAATCTCCGCAGATGCGAACATGGAAATAGACAGGGAAACGCATCTTGTAAGAAATATAAGTGCTCCTTCCACACACGGACCCCACGCCCCCgctgatgaagatgaagatgcgGAGCATAAGAAATTAATGGACCGCCGCATGCACGCGCTAGCGACCCAAGGAAATGTTGATggctttattaaaattttaggcTCGATATCCTCCGAACAGAACCCACTTCTCTGCCAAGTTAGTCCCCGGaaaaacacatgcctccacatAGCAGCAAGCTTTGGACACCATGATCTTGCCAAGTACATCGTGAAAGAGTGTCCagatcttataaaaaataaaaactccaaagaCGACACGGCACTTCATATTGCTGCTAGAAAAAGGAATTTATCTTTCGTTAAGATTGTCATGGATTCATGCCCTTCTGGAAGTGGCGCATCCCAAGATGTAGAGAAGGCTGAGCCTTCATTGCTGGGAATTGGTAACAAAGAAGGAAATACAGTGTTGCATGAGGCACTGATAAACCGTTGCAAACAAGAAGAGGTGGTGGAGATCCTTATTAAGGCAGATCCCCAAGTGGCTTATTATCCGAATAAGGAGGGTAAGTCACCATTGTATCTAGCTGCAGAATCACACTACTTCCATGTCGTAGAGGCTATAGGAAACTCTGAAGTTGAGGAGCGCATGAAGAACAGAGACCGCAAAGCAGTCCATGGTGCCATTATGGGAAAGAATAAGG ATATGTTGGAAAAAATACTGACCATGAAGCTCGGCCACCAAAAAGACAACCATGGAAGGACTCCACTTCATTGTGCAGCATCCATTGGATATCTCGAAGGAGTTCAAATGCTGTTAGACCAATCTAACTTGGATCCATATCAAACGGACTCTGATGGCTTCTGTCCCATCCAtgttgcatcaatgagaggcAATGTGGACATTGTCGACAAGTTGCTCCAGGTCTCCTCTGACTCAATAGAGTTACTAAGCAAACGCGGTGAGAACATTCTTCATGTGGCAGCCAAGTATGGTAAAGACAATGTAGTCAATTTTGTGCTCAAAGAAGAAAGGCTTGAGAACTTTATAAATGAGAAGGACAATGTTGGAAACACGCCACTGCATTTGGCAACCAAGCATAGACATCCCAAGGTCGTAAGCTCTTTAACATGGGATAAAAGAGTTGATGTGAATCTTGTGAATGATTTAGGCCAGACTGCTTTGGACATTGTATTATCAGTGGAGCCTCCAACTACATTTGACCAG GCACTAATTTGGACAACACTCAAATCTGCTGGTGCACGACCAGCGGGAAATTCAAAGTTCCCACCCAGTAGATGTTGTAAACAGTATTCTGAATCACCTAATACGGACAAGTACAAGGACAGGGTAAACACTCTTTTGTTGGTTTCGACCCTTGTTGCCACAGTGACATTTGCTGCTGGTTTTACCATGCCAGGTGGCTACAACAGCTCCGACCCAAATGTCGGCATGGCTGCCTTGCTGATGAGAAATATGTTCCATATGTTCGTCATCTGCAATACCACTGCTATGTATACCTCCATCCTCGCGGCAATCATCCTCATCTGGGCACAGTTAGGTGATCTCAATTTGATGGATACTGCCCTCAGATTTGCATTGCCATTCTTGGGGTTGGCCCTTACTGCGATGTCCTTAGGCTTCATGGCAGGTGTTTACCTGGTGGTCAGTAATCTTCATTGGCTTGCAATTGTTGTCGTCATTATTGGAATCATCTGCCTTGTCGGTCTCCTAGTAtccttttttttacttttcctcccAAGTAAGTCTACTAATAGTATCCTTAGGCACATCTCCTATTATCCGTTTCTTATATTGGTATGGGCATCTAAAAGCCCCGAAATGAAACGGGAAGATTAG
- the LOC109121423 gene encoding protein ACCELERATED CELL DEATH 6-like isoform X2 — protein MAEERDPVELGMALGADSNMKEDSVTAKKRAKRWAITAEASMEREKGMLDQDEDDLCVGERLGFSDQSDRAKERDLVELGMALGADPNMKEDKETSKKWRADSTLISSDSTMEENPAPPEVWVPETSPIFADTKMAIDISSYFTMKECRASPWARESIMLGMPITAEASMEREKGMLDEDEDEDEDEDDLCVGMPISADANMEIDRETHLVRNISAPSTHGPHAPADEDEDAEHKKLMDRRMHALATQGNVDGFIKILGSISSEQNPLLCQVSPRKNTCLHIAASFGHHDLAKYIVKECPDLIKNKNSKDDTALHIAARKRNLSFVKIVMDSCPSGSGASQDVEKAEPSLLGIGNKEGNTVLHEALINRCKQEEVVEILIKADPQVAYYPNKEGKSPLYLAAESHYFHVVEAIGNSEVEERMKNRDRKAVHGAIMGKNKEMLEKILALKIVHQRDEHGRTPLHYAASIGYLEGVQTLLAKDQSNFDRYHRDDEGFLPIHVASMRGYVDIVKELLQVSSDSIELLSKHGENILHVAAKYGKDNVVDFLLKKKGHENLINEKDKEGNTPLHLATTYAHPKVVNYLTWDKRVDVNLVNNEGQTAFDIAVSVEHPTSLHQRLIWTALKSTGARRAGNSKVPPKPSKSPNTDEYKDRVNTLLLVSTLVATVTFAAGFTVPGGYNSSDPNAGVAIFLMRNMFQMFVICNTIAMYTSILAAIILIWAQLGDLNLMDPAFRFALPLLGLALYAMSFGFMAGVSLVVSNLHWLAIVVFIIGIICLVSLSVPFLLLFLPSKSTNRILRYISYYPFLLLVWASESPKIKQED, from the exons ATGGCTGAGGAGAGGGATCCAGTAGAGTTGGGCATGGCACTCGGCGCAGATTCGAACATGAAAGAAGACAGCGTAACAGCTAAGAAGAGGGCAAAACGGTGGGCAATCACCGCAGAAGCGAGCATGGAAAGAGAGAAGGGGATGCTTGATCAAGATGAAGATGACTTGTGTGTAGGTGAGAGGTTGGGATTCTCCGATCAATCAGACAGGGCTAAGGAGAGGGATCTAGTAGAGTTGGGCATGGCACTCGGCGCAGATCCAAACATGAAAGAAGATAAGGAAACAAGTAAGAAGTGGAGGGCAGATTCGACACTGATCAGCTCAGATTCGACGATGGAAGAAAACCCTGCACCGCCTGAGGTGTGGGTGCCAGAAACCTCGCCAATCTTCGCAGATACTAAGATGGCAATAGACATCAGCTCATATTTCACAATGAAAGAATGCCGTGCATCGCCGTGGGCGCGAGAATCCATCATGTTAGGCATGCCAATCACCGCAGAAGCGAGCATGGAAAGAGAGAAGGGGATgcttgatgaagatgaagatgaagatgaagatgaagatgatttGTGTGTAGGCATGCCAATCTCCGCAGATGCGAACATGGAAATAGACAGGGAAACGCATCTTGTAAGAAATATAAGTGCTCCTTCCACACACGGACCCCACGCCCCCgctgatgaagatgaagatgcgGAGCATAAGAAATTAATGGACCGCCGCATGCACGCGCTAGCGACCCAAGGAAATGTTGATggctttattaaaattttaggcTCGATATCCTCCGAACAGAACCCACTTCTCTGCCAAGTTAGTCCCCGGaaaaacacatgcctccacatAGCAGCAAGCTTTGGACACCATGATCTTGCCAAGTACATCGTGAAAGAGTGTCCagatcttataaaaaataaaaactccaaagaCGACACGGCACTTCATATTGCTGCTAGAAAAAGGAATTTATCTTTCGTTAAGATTGTCATGGATTCATGCCCTTCTGGAAGTGGCGCATCCCAAGATGTAGAGAAGGCTGAGCCTTCATTGCTGGGAATTGGTAACAAAGAAGGAAATACAGTGTTGCATGAGGCACTGATAAACCGTTGCAAACAAGAAGAGGTGGTGGAGATCCTTATTAAGGCAGATCCCCAAGTGGCTTATTATCCGAATAAGGAGGGTAAGTCACCATTGTATCTAGCTGCAGAATCACACTACTTCCATGTCGTAGAGGCTATAGGAAACTCTGAAGTTGAGGAGCGCATGAAGAACAGAGACCGCAAAGCAGTCCATGGTGCCATTATGGGAAAGAATAAGG AGATGTTGGAAAAAATACTAGCCCTGAAGATCGTCCACCAAAGAGATGAACATGGAAGGACTCCACTTCATTATGCGGCATCGATTGGATACCTTGAAGGAGTTCAAACGCTGTTAGCTAAAGACCAATCTAACTTCGATCGATATCATAGGGACGACGAAGGCTTCTTACCCATCCAtgttgcatcaatgagaggcTATGTAGACATCGTCAAAGAGTTGCTCCAGGTCTCCTCTGACTCGATAGAATTGCTTAGCAAACACGGTGAGAACATTCTTCATGTGGCAGCCAAGTATGGTAAAGATAATGTAGTCGATTTTCTGCTGAAAAAAAAAGGGCACGAGAACCTTATAAATGAGAAGGACAAAGAAGGAAACACGCCACTGCATTTGGCTACCACGTATGCACATCCTAAGGTCGTAAACTATTTAACATGGGATAAAAGAGTTGATGTGAATCTTGTGAATAATGAAGGCCAGACTGCTTTCGACATTGCTGTATCAGTGGAGCATCCAACTTCATTGCACCAG AGACTAATTTGGACAGCACTCAAGTCTACTGGTGCACGACGAGCCGGAAATTCAAAGGTCCCACCAAAACCGTCTAAATCACCTAATACGGACGAGTACAAGGACAGGGTAAACACTCTTTTGTTGGTTTCGACCCTTGTTGCCACCGTGACATTTGCTGCTGGTTTTACCGTGCCAGGAGGCTACAACAGCTCTGATCCAAATGCCGGCGTGGCTATCTTTCTGATGAGAAATATGTTCCAAATGTTCGTCATCTGCAATACCATTGCTATGTATACCTCCATCCTCGCGGCAATCATCCTCATCTGGGCACAGTTAGGTGATCTCAATTTGATGGATCCTGCCTTCAGATTTGCATTGCCATTATTGGGGCTGGCCCTTTATGCAATGTCCTTCGGCTTCATGGCAGGTGTTTCCTTGGTGGTCAGTAATCTTCATTGGCTTGCAATTGTTGTCTTCATTATTGGAATCATCTGCCTTGTCAGTCTCTCAGTACCCTTTCTTTTACTCTTCCTCCCAAGTAAGTCTACTAATCGTATCCTTAGGTACATCTCCTATTATCCGTTCCTTTTACTGGTATGGGCATCTGAAAGCCCCAAAATCAAACAGGAAGATTAG
- the LOC109121423 gene encoding protein ACCELERATED CELL DEATH 6-like isoform X3: MAPRMTFSADVDMDRDRSAPYSYKHIVPAISADRSAPSTHVGMARDRSAPSTHVGMARDRSAPSTHVGMARDRSAPSTHELYAPAPEERLASFIRFAFLVYREIEENEKMLHQGSGSAPPTQEVVAPADEDEDVEQDRLMDSRMYMQATRGRVDEFIQILESISSEKELQSSEILSQVSPRNNTCLHIAVRFGHHEHAEYIVKECPDLIKKTNSTGDTALHIAARKKDLSFVKFAMDSCPSGSGASRDVEKAEHPLLIIVNKEGNTVLHEALINRCKQEEVVEILIKADPQVAYYPNKEGKSLLFLAAEAHYFHVVEAIGKPKVEKHKNINRDREAKSAVHGAILGKNKEMLEKILALKIVHQRDEHGRTPLHYAASIGYLEGVQTLLAKDQSNFDRYHRDDEGFLPIHVASMRGYVDIVKELLQVSSDSIELLSKHGENILHVAAKYGKDNVVDFLLKKKGHENLINEKDKEGNTPLHLATTYAHPKVVNYLTWDKRVDVNLVNNEGQTAFDIAVSVEHPTSLHQRLIWTALKSTGARRAGNSKVPPKPSKSPNTDEYKDRVNTLLLVSTLVATVTFAAGFTVPGGYNSSDPNAGVAIFLMRNMFQMFVICNTIAMYTSILAAIILIWAQLGDLNLMDPAFRFALPLLGLALYAMSFGFMAGVSLVVSNLHWLAIVVFIIGIICLVSLSVPFLLLFLPSKSTNRILRYISYYPFLLLVWASESPKIKQED, from the exons ATGGCACCACGCATGACATTCTCCGCAGATGTGGACATGGATAGAGATAGAAGTGCTCCTTACAGCTATAAACACATTGTCCCTGCAATCTCCGCAGATAGAAGTGCTCCTTCCACACATGTGGGCATGGCTAGAGATAGAAGTGCTCCTTCCACACATGTGGGCATGGCTAGAGATAGAAGTGCTCCTTCCACACATGTGGGCATGGCTAGAGATAGAAGTGCTCCTTCCACACATGAACTCTACGCCCCTGCTCCGGAGGAGAGGCTAGCATCCTTTATACGCTTCGCATTCTTAGTATATAgggaaattgaagaaaatgagaagatgCTTCATCAAGGAAGTGGAAGTGCTCCTCCCACACAAGAAGTCGTCGCTCCCGccgatgaagatgaagatgtgGAGCAGGATAGATTAATGGACAGCCGCATGTACATGCAGGCGACCCGAGGACGTGTTGAtgaatttattcaaattttagaatCGATATCCTCTGAAAAGGAACTTCAAAGCTCAGAAATCCTCTCCCAAGTTAGCCCCCGGAACAACACATGCCTCCACATAGCAGTAAGATTTGGACACCATGAGCATGCCGAGTACATCGTGAAAGAGTGTCCAGACCTTATCAAAAAGACAAACTCCACAGGCGACACTGCACTTCATATTGCTGCTAGAAAAAAGGATTTATCTTTCGTTAAGTTTGCCATGGATTCATGTCCTTCTGGAAGTGGCGCATCCCGAGATGTAGAGAAGGCTGAGCATCCATTGCTGATAATTGTTAACAAAGAAGGAAATACAGTGTTGCATGAGGCACTGATAAACCGTTGCAAACAAGAAGAGGTGGTGGAGATCCTTATTAAGGCAGATCCCCAAGTGGCTTATTATCCGAATAAGGAGGGAAAGTCGCTATTGTTTCTAGCTGCAGAAGCACACTACTTCCATGTCGTCGAGGCTATAGGAAAACCTAAAGTTGAGAAGCACAAGAACATTAACAGAGACCGCGAAGCCAAGTCGGCAGTCCATGGTGCCATTCTGGGAAAGAATAAAG AGATGTTGGAAAAAATACTAGCCCTGAAGATCGTCCACCAAAGAGATGAACATGGAAGGACTCCACTTCATTATGCGGCATCGATTGGATACCTTGAAGGAGTTCAAACGCTGTTAGCTAAAGACCAATCTAACTTCGATCGATATCATAGGGACGACGAAGGCTTCTTACCCATCCAtgttgcatcaatgagaggcTATGTAGACATCGTCAAAGAGTTGCTCCAGGTCTCCTCTGACTCGATAGAATTGCTTAGCAAACACGGTGAGAACATTCTTCATGTGGCAGCCAAGTATGGTAAAGATAATGTAGTCGATTTTCTGCTGAAAAAAAAAGGGCACGAGAACCTTATAAATGAGAAGGACAAAGAAGGAAACACGCCACTGCATTTGGCTACCACGTATGCACATCCTAAGGTCGTAAACTATTTAACATGGGATAAAAGAGTTGATGTGAATCTTGTGAATAATGAAGGCCAGACTGCTTTCGACATTGCTGTATCAGTGGAGCATCCAACTTCATTGCACCAG AGACTAATTTGGACAGCACTCAAGTCTACTGGTGCACGACGAGCCGGAAATTCAAAGGTCCCACCAAAACCGTCTAAATCACCTAATACGGACGAGTACAAGGACAGGGTAAACACTCTTTTGTTGGTTTCGACCCTTGTTGCCACCGTGACATTTGCTGCTGGTTTTACCGTGCCAGGAGGCTACAACAGCTCTGATCCAAATGCCGGCGTGGCTATCTTTCTGATGAGAAATATGTTCCAAATGTTCGTCATCTGCAATACCATTGCTATGTATACCTCCATCCTCGCGGCAATCATCCTCATCTGGGCACAGTTAGGTGATCTCAATTTGATGGATCCTGCCTTCAGATTTGCATTGCCATTATTGGGGCTGGCCCTTTATGCAATGTCCTTCGGCTTCATGGCAGGTGTTTCCTTGGTGGTCAGTAATCTTCATTGGCTTGCAATTGTTGTCTTCATTATTGGAATCATCTGCCTTGTCAGTCTCTCAGTACCCTTTCTTTTACTCTTCCTCCCAAGTAAGTCTACTAATCGTATCCTTAGGTACATCTCCTATTATCCGTTCCTTTTACTGGTATGGGCATCTGAAAGCCCCAAAATCAAACAGGAAGATTAG
- the LOC100258492 gene encoding protein ACCELERATED CELL DEATH 6, translating to MEREKGTLDQDEDDLCVGERLGFSDQSNRSKERDLVDQLGMALGADLNMKEDKETSKKWRADSTLISSDSTMEENPVPPEVWVPETSPIFADTKMEIDISSYVTMEEYRVPPWVPEARVVGMPISADANMEIDRETHLVRNISARSTQGLHAPAEEDEDAEHKKLMDRRMHAQATQGNVDGFIKILGSISSEQDLQHSEILCQVSPRKNTCLHIAASFGHHDLAKYIVRECPDLIKNKNSKGDTALHIAARKRNLSFVKIVMDSFPSGSGASQDVEKAEPSLLGIVNKEGNTVLHEALINRCKQEEVVEILIKADPQVAYYPNKEGKSPLYLAAESHYFHVVEAIGNSEVEERMKNRDRKAVHGAIMGKNKEMLEKILAMKLVQQKDKDGRTPLHCAASIGYLEGVQILLDQSNLDPYQTASDGFCPIHVASMRGNVDIVKKLLQVSSDSIELLSKRGENILHVAAKYGKDNVVNFVLKEERLENFINEKDNGGNTPLHLATMHRHPKVVSSLTWDKRVDVNLVNDRGQTALDAVLSVKHPTTFDQALIWTALKSAGARPAGNSKFPPNRRCKQYSESPKMDKYKDRVNTLLLVSTLVATVTFAAGFTMPGGYNSSDPNVGMAALLMRNMFHMFVICNTTAMYTSILAAIILIWAQLGDLNLMDTALRFALPFLGLALTAMSLGFMAGVYLVVSNLHWLAIVVVIIGIICLVGLLVPFFLLFLPSKSTNRILRHISYYPFLILVWASKSPEMKRED from the exons ATGGAAAGAGAGAAGGGGACGCTTGATCAAGATGAAGATGATTTGTGTGTAGGTGAGAGGTTGGGATTCTCCGATCAATCAAACAGGTCTAAGGAGAGGGATCTAGTAGATCAGTTGGGCATGGCACTCGGCGCAGATTTAAACATGAAAGAAGACAAGGAAACAAGTAAGAAGTGGAGGGCAGATTCGACACTGATCAGCTCAGATTCGACAATGGAAGAAAACCCTGTACCGCCTGAGGTGTGGGTGCCAGAAACCTCGCCAATCTTCGCAGATACTAAGATGGAAATAGACATCAGCTCATATGTGACAATGGAAGAATACCGAGTACCGCCGTGGGTGCCAGAAGCCAGGGTAGTAGGCATGCCAATCTCCGCAGATGCGAACATGGAAATAGACAGGGAAACGCATCTTGTAAGAAATATAAGTGCTCGTTCCACACAGGGACTCCACGCCCCCGCTGAGGAAGATGAAGATGCGGAGCATAAGAAATTAATGGACCGCCGCATGCACGCGCAAGCGACCCAAGGAAATGTTGATggctttattaaaattttaggcTCGATATCCTCCGAACAGGACCTTCAACACTCAGAAATTCTCTGCCAAGTTAGTCCCCGGaaaaacacatgcctccacatAGCAGCAAGCTTTGGACACCATGATCTTGCCAAGTACATAGTGAGAGAGTGTCCagatcttataaaaaataaaaactccaaAGGCGACACGGCACTTCATATTGCTGCTAGAAAAAGGAATTTATCTTTCGTTAAGATTGTCATGGATTCATTCCCTTCTGGAAGTGGCGCATCCCAAGATGTAGAGAAGGCTGAGCCTTCATTGCTGGGAATTGTCAACAAAGAAGGAAATACAGTGTTGCATGAGGCACTGATAAACCGTTGCAAACAAGAAGAGGTGGTGGAGATCCTTATTAAGGCAGATCCCCAAGTGGCTTATTATCCGAATAAGGAGGGAAAGTCACCATTGTATCTAGCTGCAGAATCACACTACTTCCATGTCGTAGAGGCTATAGGAAACTCTGAAGTTGAGGAGCGCATGAAGAACAGAGACCGCAAAGCAGTCCATGGTGCCATTATGGGAAAGAATAAGG AGATGTTGGAAAAAATACTGGCCATGAAGCTCGTCCAGCAAAAAGACAAAGATGGAAGGACTCCACTTCATTGTGCAGCATCCATTGGATATCTCGAAGGAGTTCAAATACTGTTAGACCAATCTAACTTGGATCCATATCAAACGGCCTCTGATGGCTTCTGTCCCATCCAtgttgcatcaatgagaggcAATGTGGACATTGTCAAAAAGTTGCTCCAGGTCTCCTCTGACTCAATAGAGTTACTAAGCAAACGCGGTGAGAACATTCTTCATGTGGCAGCCAAGTATGGTAAAGACAATGTAGTCAATTTTGTGCTCAAAGAAGAAAGGCTTGAGAACTTTATAAATGAGAAGGACAATGGTGGAAACACGCCACTGCATTTGGCAACCATGCATAGACATCCTAAGGTCGTAAGCTCTTTAACATGGGATAAAAGAGTTGATGTGAATCTTGTGAATGATAGAGGCCAGACTGCTTTGGACGCTGTATTATCAGTGAAGCATCCAACTACATTTGACCAG GCACTAATTTGGACAGCACTCAAATCTGCTGGTGCACGACCAGCGGGAAATTCAAAGTTCCCACCCAATAGACGTTGTAAACAGTACTCTGAATCACCTAAAATGGACAAGTACAAGGACAGGGTAAACACTCTTTTGTTGGTTTCGACCCTTGTTGCCACAGTGACATTTGCTGCTGGTTTTACCATGCCAGGTGGCTACAACAGCTCCGACCCAAATGTCGGCATGGCTGCCTTGCTGATGAGAAATATGTTCCATATGTTCGTCATCTGCAATACCACTGCTATGTATACCTCCATCCTCGCGGCAATCATCCTCATCTGGGCACAGTTAGGTGATCTCAATTTGATGGATACTGCCCTCAGATTTGCATTGCCATTCTTGGGGTTGGCCCTTACTGCGATGTCCTTAGGCTTCATGGCAGGTGTTTACCTGGTGGTCAGTAATCTTCATTGGCTTGCAATTGTTGTCGTCATTATTGGAATCATCTGCCTTGTCGGTCTCCTAGTAcccttttttttacttttcctcccAAGTAAGTCTACTAATCGTATCCTTAGGCACATCTCCTATTATCCGTTTCTTATATTGGTATGGGCATCTAAAAGCCCCGAAATGAAACGGGAAGATTAG